A stretch of Telopea speciosissima isolate NSW1024214 ecotype Mountain lineage chromosome 11, Tspe_v1, whole genome shotgun sequence DNA encodes these proteins:
- the LOC122644907 gene encoding uncharacterized protein LOC122644907 has protein sequence MQRWCGKLRLWAFSSSRLLQHSAPLFHEPLAFPISRSALKPVFGYAPLGTLPPLVELGCLSLSSHFLLNQRRLYSSKERKRKPGTPVTSKLKKIKIKSYSSFKSRFRTMNDGTIRRWRVGKRHNAHLKSKISKRRLRLPALVHPAYAKVLKKLNFCG, from the exons ATGCAGAGATGGTGCGGAAAACTTCGATTATgggctttttcttcttctcgtcTTCTTCAGCACTCTGCTCCGCTGTTTCATGAACCACTTGCATTTCCTATAAGCAGAAGTGCTTTAAAGCCTGTCTTTGGTTATGCTCCTTTAGGAACACTGCCTCCATTGGTGGAGTTAGGGTGtctttctttatcttctcaTTTCTTA TTGAATCAAAGGCGTCTTTATTCTTCGAAGGAGCGGAAGAGAAAACCCGGCACTCCAGTTACTTCCAAGTTGAAGAAAATTAAGATCAAATCTTACTC ATCGTTTAAATCTAGATTTAGAACTATGAATGATGGTACAATTCGGCGATGGAGGGTAGGGAAACGACACAATGCTCATTTGAAG TCCAAGATATCAAAACGGAGACTTAGACTACCGGCCCTTGTCCATCCTGCTTATGCCAAAGTGCTGAAGAAGCTCAACTTCTGTGGTTGA